Proteins encoded within one genomic window of Augochlora pura isolate Apur16 chromosome 11, APUR_v2.2.1, whole genome shotgun sequence:
- the LOC144477312 gene encoding uncharacterized protein LOC144477312 has protein sequence MGIAIRRMNLICLGLVMLKLVRARMHGIESSGEYLQKAMIQLQEFNVPPPANVYDRLSWGNGYNNVAADEKQAHQVQRINMHPRQKYKNQSYHVLLAERADALRYDAESLPSRYQPYGAAIAKVQEPEMLGLTRAELASMYKNALERGSQVNMQSLTNALSTGELPQVPQTPVEFPVKSSNYQYYFFPLKSFMSEFKKDHGYKTIPPAVYNGSPAPLSTQSMLSSSPLFVAISTFVTMAVLFMASVLFLPRLPAIEALLQSREIQDDFLHLSSAIVNAIDRYNLLESFKGQRVEYVR, from the exons ATGGGTATCGCGATAAGGAGAATGAATCTAATTTGTCTCGGTTTGGTGATGTTGAAACTTGTTCGGGCGAGAATGCATGGAATCGAGTCCAGCGGCGAGTATCTGCAGAAGGCGATGATCCAGCTGCAAGAGTTCAACGTTCCTCCCCCCGCGAATGTTTACGACCGGCTGTCCTGGGGCAACGGCTACAACAATGTCGCCGCCGACGAGAAACAGGCTCATCAGGTGCAGAGGATCAACATGCATCCGCGACAGAAGTACAAAAACCAGAGCTACCATGTTCTGCTGGCCGAGAGGGCAGACGCGCTTCGTTACGACGCGGAGAGTCTTCCCAGTCGTTATCAG CCCTATGGTGCCGCCATTGCCAAAGTACAAGAACCGGAAATGCTGGGGTTGACGCGGGCCGAGCTAGCGTCCATGTATAAAAACGCGTTGGAAAGAGGATCGCAGGTTAATATGCAGTCTTTAACCAACGCGCTTTCCACCGGGGAATTACCTCAAGTGCCGCAGACCCCTGTGGAGTTTCCAGTCAAGTCTTCCAATTACCAATATTACTTCTTCCCATTGAAGAGCTTCATGTCGGAGTTCAAGAAAGATCACGGCTATAAAACAATA CCTCCAGCTGTATATAATGGTTCTCCAGCACCATTGTCTACGCAATCGATGTTGTCTTCGAGCCCTCTCTTTGTCGCCATAAGCACTTTCGTTACCATGGCGGTTCTGTTCATGGCCAGCGTTTTATTTCTGCCGAGACTGCCCGCGATCGAAGCTCTGCTGCAATCACGGGAAATCCAGGACGATTTTCTTCATTTGTCGAGCGCTATCGTGAACGCCATCGATCGGTACAATCTTCTGGAAAGCTTCAAAGGACAGCGCGTCGAGTACGTGAGATAG
- the Wkd gene encoding TBC1 domain family member whacked, with protein MASSGSHNGDADTESNKFEGSKIDRHGFLRRDSSNYSTDSLAKQGIPPEVMLRREKKWIQMLNNWSYFMNTNYRKVRERCRKGIPPSVRLRAWLNLCGGQLLMDTNPNLFEELIERSGDPKYIDDIKKDLHRQFPHHVMFIGEAPGQEELFKVLKAYSILNSQVGYCQAHAPIAAFLLMHMPAVQAFWCLVAICDKYLIGYYSQGMETLLRDGDILFALLKRVSPIAYKHLKKQKMEPIMYMTEWFLCVYTRTLPWESILRVWDMFLCEGVKVIFKVGLVLLKGSLGRASLVKRCPAVYETLEVLRNPPQHIMEEETLIYQIRKLHLTEEDFEYEHQRQVLKRKAEQAASPANRTD; from the exons ATGGCGTCCTCAGGATCGCATAATGGGGATGCTGACACGGAAAGCAATAAGTTCGAGGGCTCAAAGATTGACAGACATGGATTTCTTCGAAGGGATTCCTCCAATTATAGCACGGACAG CCTCGCGAAACAGGGAATACCACCGGAGGTAATGCTGAGGAGGGAAAAGAAATGGATACAGATGCTTAACAATTGGAGCTATTTCATGAACACAAACTATCGTAAAGTTAGAGAAAGATGCAGGAAGGGTATACCGCCATCCGTGAGACTCAGAGCATGGTTGAATTTGTGCGGTGGTCAGCTGTTGATGGACACAAACCCGAATCTATTCGAAGAACTGATAGAACGATCTGGCGACCCTAAATATATAGATGACATTAAGAAGGATCTCCATAGACAATTTCCTCATCATGTGATGTTTATCGGCGAAGCTCCTGGCCAGGAAGAATTGTTCAAAGTACTAAAGGcgtattccattttaaatagTCAAGTCGGCTATTGCCAAGCTCATGCACCCATTGCTGCATTTTTGTTGATGCACATGCCGGCGGTACAAGCGTTCTGGTGCCTGGTTGCAATATGCGATAAATATCTGATCGGTTATTATAGCCAAGGAATGGAGACGTTGCTCCGCGACGGCGACATCCTGTTCGCTCTTCTGAAGAGAGTGTCTCCTATTGCTTATAAACACCTG AAGAAACAGAAGATGGAGCCAATAATGTACATGACTGAATGGTTCTTGTGTGTTTATACGCGAACACTGCCATGGGAAAGTATCTTGCGAGTGTGGGATATGTTTCTCTGCGAGGGAgttaaagttatatttaaagtaggatTAGTGTTGTTGAAAGGCAGCTTGGGACGTGCATCGTTAGTTAAACGTTGTCCAGCGGTTTACGAAACGCTGGAAGTATTAAGAAACCCTCCCCAGCATATTATGGAGGAAGAAACTCTGATCTATCAG ATCCGGAAGTTGCATCTAACCGAAGAAGACTTCGAGTACGAGCATCAACGTCAAGTGCTGAAGCGCAAAGCAGAACAAGCTGCTTCCCCTGCTAATCGGACAGACtga